One Fusarium poae strain DAOMC 252244 chromosome 4, whole genome shotgun sequence DNA window includes the following coding sequences:
- a CDS encoding hypothetical protein (TransMembrane:15 (i36-54o126-145i157-176o196-219i231-248o260-277i618-638o650-669i789-808o820-842i854-878o890-908i920-946o966-991i1003-1021o)~BUSCO:8942at5125), which yields MTNITPRRLACPNDNTDRRRNTTPQRFLRGSRLKSRPFYTTVFLLSVLTAYSFLSHTTFARSGFSHADDPHNLFKRRSSADTPECNQVHDAQDKCAFVRKYCTDDDAGLVPYIELYYCVFGNVRPIAFSILVVWLGLLFTTIGIAASDFFSVNLSTIATVLGLSESLAGVTFLAFGNGSPDVFSTFAAMGSNSASMAVGELIGAASFITGVVAGSMALVREFRVDRKTYTRDICFFIFAVVFTMIFLADGHLHFWECWAMIGYYAVYVVTVVTWHWYSTRRKARQRREGEARSHVYHPGDELAGEPYRDDVDDVGSAPDTALSTPPDISLLETGPRIEVEGTPQPSESDTSSEDHDRMVAAEVASSMRVLRGRGTRRNTMTPIRPSLVGALEFRSALAQLQREGNLQLSTIPGRSYSDYHIHRRRQTTATISDSARSDGQQASSHDEHAPKRNRALSSGDQPVGTAAHPDLRIPSRDRGEGSLSVPGSTASGTRASSPSPSHTVGGNLAAPLVGPSGTTFDAPSESTRGQIPTPELHLQIPSPSRRSSCSDRSSPNQPFPMYTDSPALLTPNYHNDPIEFVSPGGVSPSTVVPGQAGRETPFADLQLTLGVPSRPVRWWPYAVLPPPHILLATLFPTLQGWNEKAAWDKFVSAISVPSIFLLVITLPVVDSATTDDESSLLETIVDFTSHHHDHHHGIGHMAPPVSVEHSSIEPEGETEWERYRRRSHVNRSSSHVGSAVPPSSAHAAGGEYSTVSQLSLGPPAIVTKPASDFPSSSSAKGDCTGWNRWLVALQLFTGPQFAVLVLWANTLDEGENSHRLLIRMVLYSLLASLILLGGLIVFTSEDRPPRYHYMLCFMGFIISIAWISTIAGEVVGVLKTVGVILNISEALLGLTIFAAGNSVGDLVADITVARLGYPVMALSACFGGPMLNILLGIGIGGVMMMVRKANKKHHKNPSLPIKYKPYRIQVNGTLMISAITLLVTLVGLLIIVPMNKWILSRKIGWGLITLWAVSTVVNVIIEVTGAWGEMA from the exons ATGACGAATATCACCCCTCGCAGGCTTGCCTGCCCGAACGATAACACCGACCGACGTCGCAACACAACTCCTCAACGATTCCTCCGTGGCAGTCGACTCAAGTCTCGCCCTTTCTACACTACAGTCTTTCTTCTATCAGTCTTAACCGCATATTCTTTCTTGTCGCACACAACCTTTGCGCGGTCTGGCTTCAGCCACGCCGACGATCCTCATAACCTGTTCAAACGACGCTCCTCCGCCGATACCCCCGAGTGCAACCAAGTTCATGACGCTCAAGACAAATGCGCTTTTGTACGCAAATACTGTACCGACGACGATGCCGGGCTCGTCCCTTATATCGAGCTCTATTATTGCGTTTTCGGCAACGTACGGCCTATCGCATTCAGCATTCTCGTCGTCTGGCTTGGCCTCCTATTTACCACAATTGGAATTGCTGCAAGTGATTTCTTCAGCGTCAACTTGAGCACAATCGCTACTGTTCTTGGTCTTAGCGAGAGTCTAGCAGGTGTCACATTCCTAGCATTCGGCAATGGGTCTCCCGACGTATTCAGCACTTTTGCTGCGATGGGCTCCAACAGTGCCAGCATGGCCGTGGGTGAGCTGATAGGAGCTGCAAGTTTCATCActggtgttgttgctgggTCTATGGCTCTCGTGAGGGAGTTCCGTGTCGATCGAAAAACATACACCCGTGATATTTGCTTCTTTATTTTTGCCGTTGTTTTTACAATGATTTTCTTGGCCGATGGTCATTTACACTTCTGGGAGTGCTGGGCCATGATAGGCTACTATGCAGTGTATGTTGTCACCGTTGTAACATGGCACTGGTATTCGACAAGGCGCAAAGCCAGGCAGCgccgagaaggagaagcgcGCAGTCATGTATATCATCCCGGGGATGAGCTCGCTGGCGAGCCGTATCGAGATGATGTAGACGACGTTGGTTCAGCTCCTGACACTGCTCTTTCTACTCCACCCGATATTTCACTTCTTGAGACGGGACCTAGGATTGAAGTGGAGGGCACACCGCAGCCAAGTGAGAGCGACACATCAAGCGAGGACCATGATCGTATGGTTGCAGCAGAGGTTGCCAGCAGCATGCGAGTATTGCGTGGCCGTGGAACCAGGAGAAACACAATGACCCCTATTCGGCCCAGTCTAGTCGGAGCGCTCGAATTTCGATCTGCGCTGGCACAGCTGCAGCGCGAGGGTAACTTGCAACTGTCAACAATCCCGGGAAGAAGTTACTCGGATTATCACATCCACAGGCGAAGACAAACCACAGCCACCATCTCGGACTCGGCTCGTTCAGACGGCCAACAGGCTTCAAGCCATGACGAACATGCGCCGAAAAGGAACAGAGCACTTTCTTCAGGAGATCAGCCTGTGGGGACAGCCGCTCACCCCGATCTCCGTATCCCGAGTCGTGACAGAGGTGAAGGCAGCCTGTCAGTTCCCGGCTCTACAGCCAGCGGAACAAGAGCATCAAGCCCGAGCCCATCACACACTGTTGGGGGAAATCTGGCCGCGCCACTCGTCGGTCCTAGTGGGACCACCTTTGATGCCCCCAGCGAAAGCACAAGAGGACAAATACCCACTCCTGAACTTCACCTGCAAATCCCGAGCCCGAGCCGTCGCAGCTCCTGTAGCGATCGATCTTCGCCAAATCAACCTTTCCCTATGTACACAGACTCGCCAGCGCTGCTCACACCGAACTATCACAACGACCCAATCGAGTTCGTGTCACCAGGAGGTGTATCGCCCAGTACCGTAGTGCCGGGTCAAGCAGGCCGTGAAACACCATTTGCTGATTTGCAGCTGACGCTTGGCGTACCATCACGCCCTGTCAGGTGGTGGCCATATGCTGTGCTACCGCCTCCTCACATATTGTTGGCAACCTTGTTTCCTACATTGCAAGGCTGGAATGAAAAGGCAGCATGGGACAAGTTTGTTAGTGCGATATCTGTCCCCAGTATCTTTCTTCTGGTAATCACCTTGCCAGTGGTAGACTCAGCGACAACAGATGACGAGTCCTCACTTCTCGAGACGATTGTTGACTTTACTAGCCATCATCACGATCATCATCACGGAATTGGGCATATGGCCCCGCCCGTGTCGGTCGAACACTCGTCAATCGAGCCGGAAGGAGAGACAGAGTGGGAACGTTATCGCAGACGCTCCCATGTAAACCGGAGTAGCAGTCATGTAGGATCTGCTGTTCCGCCTTCCTCAGCACATGCCGCTGGAGGGGAGTATTCGACCGTTTCGCAACTATCTCTGGGGCCACCAGCCATCGTGACCAAGCCTGCTTCGGATTTCCCTTCTTCTAGCAGTGCCAAAGGTGACTGCACAGGCTGGAATCGGTGGCTCGTGGCACTTCAGCTTTTCACCGGACCTCAGTTTGCAGTTTTGGTTCTATGGGCCAATACTTTGGACGAAGGGGAAAATTCTCATAGGCTCCTGATCCGGATGGTCCTCTACAGCCTCCTCGCGTCACTCATCCTCCTTGGAGGCTTGATTGTTTTCACATCAGAGGATAGGCCACCTCGTTATCATTATATGCTTTGCTTCATGGGGTTCATTATTAGTATTGCTTGGATCTCGACCATTGCAGGCGAGGTCGTTGGGGTTCTCAAGACAGTCGGCGTTATTCTGAATATTTCGGAAGCACTGCTGGGTCTTACAATTTTCGCTGCCGGCAACAGCGTAGGAGATTTGGTTGCCGACATTACGGTGGCACGACTGGGATACCCCGTTATGGCCTT GTCTGCTTGTTTTGGTGGCCCAATGCTGAACATATTGCTCGGTATCGGTATTGGAGGTGTCATGATGATGGTCAGGAAAGCAAACAAGAAGCATCACAAAAACCCTTCCCTCCCCATTAAGTACAAGCCTTACCGTATTCAAGTCAACGGAACGTTGATGATCTCAGCCATAACGTTGTTGGTTACCTTGGTAGGGCTGTTGATTATTGTACCCATGAATAAATGGATCTTGAGCCGCAAGATCGGATGGGGACTGATTACACTCTGGGCAGTGAGTACAGTCGTAAATGTTATCATCGAGGTTACTGGAGCTTGGGGCGAGATGGCATAA
- a CDS encoding hypothetical protein (BUSCO:9196at5125), with protein sequence MPRVAQVPRSGSARANTGPGSAPSYITHSPIKIPLNDDVSEKGQRMSSRRALHERQFNEIKKAATPRKSNARLDDMENGDPQTPRPGRASNIEDDEGFVVGGSAVTPMKRVPLLANFEEWMKMATDNKINATNSWNFALIDYFHDMSLLKEGDGVNFQKASCTLDGCVKIYTNRVDSVATETGKLLSGLADSNNAKKKDKDGEDADESDEEELDEDGNVKKKSKKKTQRSSEATLAPSFNSLQLKKFELEFAVDPLFKKASADFDEGGAKGLLLNHLMIDSQGRIVFDSSDDSGDATTLGKKKADEEGDEEEDGIEEDDAAEEQLEDEEEADDVEIDLGALGAKFIPDLYRLDELDVCPSLKTFDLGDPSGSMDIPFLKAPEDWKQDQDKEKTPGALGDISGLVIDGDAPAGFDDDDLGLGTFDAVEDVAFGEGGEAWAREAALEPQMRVYDAGFGEEGGDGDEVDGKGNGEFVVSMTSAQQADKMHEDILGFFDQALQKNWTSAEHWRIRKIKDVNKPATETKKRKEKEPFEIDFAAPLDSHTSDLIYTQATNNTTISMPKKDWKSKSRNLLPDDKHFNSKSLLNLFLKPKARMNKRRTGFNSRTGGFGNAGLDNQPEGEMDEEFWAKQKAPQNTDETAPPGGDYDANFFQDDGMPFPGGGDLDDDDDLEFADAREHFSPGVDGQAGLTEGGGFTALLNGETVTNTGAFGTTLVTQTRRVRPEYVQYARVAKKVDVRRLKEELWRGMDNDILGKQPEPSASHDSDFKQEQPLKFTEVMNNLQTVYPKPIMDDISTSFCFICLLHLANEKGLVIENTPGLSELEIRRDWSAEIVEGE encoded by the exons ATGCCTCGTGTTGCTCAAGTTCCCAGATCGGGGAGTGCTAGGGCAAATACTGGCCCCGGGTCGGCGCCTTCATACATTACACACTCACCGATAAA GATCCCCCTCAACGACGATGTGTCAGAAAAAGGTCAACGCATGAGCTCTAGAAGGGCTCTTCACGAGAGACAATTCAACGAAATTAAAAAAGCCGCGACTCCTCGCAAAAGCAACGCTCGCCTCGACGACATGGAAAACGGTGACCCGCAAACACCCCGCCCTGGCCGCGCCAGCAAcattgaagatgatgaaggttTTGTGGTTGGAGGCTCAGCAGTCACGCCTATGAAGCGAGTCCCTCTTCTGGCCAACTTTGAGGAGTGGATGAAGATGGCAACCGATAACAAGATCAATGCGACAAACTCGTGGAATTTTGCTCTGATCGACTATTTCCACGATATGTCACTTCTCAAGGAGGGCGACGGCGTCAACTTCCAAAAAGCTAGCTGTACCCTAGATGGGTGTGTCAAGATTTACACGAATCGAGTCGACAGTGTTGCAACCGAGACAGGCAAGCTTCTGAGCGGTCTTGCCGATAGCAACAATGccaagaaaaaagacaaggACGGCGAAGACGCCGATGAGAGTGACGAAGAGGAATTGGATGAGGATGGAAATGTAAAGAAGAAATCCAAAAAAAAG ACACAACGATCATCTGAAGCAACCCTCGCGCCTTCATTCAACTCACTGCAACTCAAGAAGTTTGAGTTAGAATTCGCCGTTGATCCATTGTTCAAGAAAGCATCTGCCGATTTCGATGAGGGCGGTGCCAAAGGACTTCTTCTGAACCATCTGATGATTGATTCGCAAGGACGCATCGTTTTTGACAGTAGCGACGACAGTGGCGATGCCACCACTctgggaaagaaaaaggccgATGAAGAaggtgatgaagaagaagatggtatcgaagaagacgatgcgGCAGAGGAGCAGttggaggatgaagaggaagctgATGACGTTGAAATCGACCTGGGAGCTCTCGGTGCCAAATTCATTCCCGATCTATACCGTCTCGACGAGCTTGATGTCTGCCCATCTTTGAAAACCTTTGACCTCGGTGATCCTTCTGGTTCCATGGATATCCCCTTCTTGAAGGCACCCGAGGACTGGAAGCAAGACCAAGACAAGGAAAAGACGCCTGGGGCGTTGGGTGATATTTCTGGTCTTGTCATCGACGGCGACGCTCCTGCAggatttgatgatgatgaccttggccttggaACTTTTGATGCCGTTGAGGACGTCGCTTTTGGCGAAGGTGGTGAGGCTTGGGCCCGAGAAGCCGCCCTGGAACCACAAATGCGAGTATATGACGCTGGCTTTGGTGAAGAAGGTGGCGATGGGGATGAGGTCGATGGCAAGGGCAACGGAGAATTTGTCGTCTCCATGACAAGCGCTCAGCAAGCGGACAAAATGCACGAAGATATCCTTGGGTTTTTCGACCAAGCCTTGCAAAAGAATTGGACAAGCGCCGAGCACTGGCGAATCAGAAAAATTAAAGATGTCAATAAGCCGGCAACCGAAACAAAGAAGCGCAAGGAAAAGGAGCCATTTGAAATCGATTTTGCCGCTCCTCTCGATTCACACACTTCGGACCTTATTTACACGCAGGCTACAAACAACACAACTATTAGCATGCCTAAAAAGGATTGGAAGTCGAAATCACGCAATCTTCTTCCCGACGACAAGCATTTCAACTCCAAGTCGTTGTTGAACCTTTTCCTCAAACCCAAGGCACGAATGAACAAGCGACGCACAGGATTCAACTCTCGCACTGGTGGTTTCGGCAATGCCGGTTTAGACAACCAACCCGAGGGGGAGATGGATGAAGAATTCTGGGCAAAGCAAAAGGCGCCCCAGAACACCGACGAGACGGCGCCGCCTGGGGGCGATTACGATGCCAACTTCTTCCAAGACGATGGTATGCCATTCCCCGGCGGTGGCGATttggacgacgacgatgacctAGAATTTGCCGATGCACGCGAACACTTCTCGCCAGGTGTTGACGGCCAAGCCGGCCTGACTGAGGGCGGTGGTTTCACAGCTCTTCTCAATGGCGAGACGGTGACGAACACTGGGGCATTTGGAACGACATTAGTCACCCAAACAAGGCGCGTACGACCAGAGTATGTGCAATACGCCAGAGTAGCTAAGAAGGTTGATGTGCGAAGACTCAAGGAGGAATTGTGGAGGGGTATGGATAATGACATTCTCGGG AAACAACCCGAACCTTCAGCATCACATGACAGCGATTTCAAACAGGAACAACCACTCAAATTTACAGAAGTCATGAATAACCTGCAAACTGTATACCCCAAACCGATTATGGATGATATCTCTACATCGTTCTGTTTCATCTGTCTTCTACATCTAGCCAACGAGAAGGGTTTGGTGATTGAGAATACGCCTGGTCTGTCGGAGCTGGAGATTCGCAGGGATTGGTCAGCGGAGATTGTTGAGGGTGAATAG
- a CDS encoding hypothetical protein (BUSCO:1679at5125), whose amino-acid sequence MVDDAALAAAAAIVASIAPDTRPPNSIPVGVASQVQLPGPDTPAKRKLELELQNLALRVGKLESQASAASPFPETPNEVIDTLFGEEALTVAARPKPKVFHAQGSLHTPHLPSYQLTEEALEGLREHVDDQSKLLDSQRQELAGVNAQLMEQKQLQERALEILEQERIATLERELWKHQKANEAFQKALREIGEIVTAVARGDLTMKVRMNTVEMDPEITTFKRTINAMMDQLQIFASEVSRVAREVGTEGLLGGQARIGGVDGTWKELTDNVNVMAQNLTDQVREIASVTTAVANGDLTKKIEKPARGEILQLQQTINTMVDQLRTFASEVTRVARDVGTEGMLGGQADVGGVQGMWNDLTVNVNAMANNLTTQVRDIIKVTTAVAKGDLTQKVQADCRGEIFELKSTINSMVDQLQQFAREVTKIAREVGTEGRLGGQATVHDVEGTWRDLTENVNGMAMNLTTQVREIAKVTTAVAKGDLTKKIGVEVKGEIAELKNTINLMVDRLGTFAVEVSKVAREVGTDGTLGGQAQVANVEGKWRDLTENVNTMASNLTAQVRSISTVTQAIANGDMSQKIKVEANGEIQVLKETINNMVDRLSSFCYEVQRVAKDVGVDGKMGAQADVGGLDGRWKEITTDVNTMASNLTTQVRAFSDITNLATDGDFTKLVDVEASGEMDELKRKINQMISNLRDSIQRNTQAREAAELANKTKSEFLANMSHEIRTPMNGIIGMTQLTLDTDLTQYQREMLNIVNNLANSLLTIIDDILDLSKIEARRMVIEEIPYTLRGTVFNALKTLAVKANEKFLDLTYMVDSSVPDYVIGDSFRLRQIILNLVGNAIKFTEHGEVSLTIKESMGQSHVRPGEYAVEFVVQDTGIGIAQDKLDLIFDTFQQADGSMTRKFGGTGLGLSISKRLVNLMGGDLWVNSQHGKGSEFHFTCLVKLAPDDAAMIEQQIRPYRGHQVLFVDKAQSQNAASIKPMLEKIGLKPVVVDSEKSPALARLHTGGSLPYDAILVDSIDTARRLRAVDDFKYLPIVLLAPVVHVSLKSCLDLGITSYMTTPCKLIDLGNGMIPALENRATPSLADNTKSFEILLAEDNTVNQRLAVKILEKYHHVVTVVGNGWEAVKAVQRKKFDVILMDVQMPIMGGFEATGKIREYERGIGSHRTPIIALTAHAMMGDREKCIQAQMDEYLSKPLQQNHLIQTILKCATLGGPLLEKNRERELALHAETKSKHKEGGQGLLRPTLESRAFTSREPLLGNGKESPAIIATEEDPMARARVVDLADIRSLTN is encoded by the exons ATggttgacgatgcggccCTCGCCGCTGCCGCAGCGATTGTCGCTTCGATAGCCCCAGATACCCGACCGCCTAATTCGATACCGGTTGGCGTAGCTTCCCAGGTGCAACTCCCAGGACCAGATACTCCCGCCAAGCGTAAGCTTGAATTGGAGCTTCAAAACCTCGCTTTGCGTGTCGGAAAGCTCGAGAGCCAGGCCTCAGCTGCCTCTCCGTTTCCAGAAACGCCTAACGAGGTTATTGACACTCTTTTTGGCGAAGAGGCTCTTACGGTGGCGGCTCGCCCCAAGCCTAAAGTCTTTCACGCCCAAGGTAGCCTGCACACTCCGCATCTGCCATCTTATCAGCTGACCGAAGAAGCCCTCGAAGGACTTCGAGAACATGTGGACGATCAGTCCAAGTTGCTCGATAGCCAGCGCCAGGAGCTCGCGGGCGTTAATGCCCAGCTGatggagcagaagcagcTGCAAGAGCGAGCCCTTGAGATACTCGAGCAGGAACGTATTGCTACCTTGGAGCGTGAGCTCTGGAAGCACCAAAAGGCCAACGAAGCATTCCAAAAGGCCCTGCGAGAAATCGGCGAGATCGTTACCGCTGTTGCTCGTGGTGATTTGACTATGAAGGTTCGCATGAATACCGTTGAAATGGACCCAGAAATTACAACGTTCAAACGCACCATCAACGCCATGATGGACCAGCTGCAAATATTTGCCAGCGAAGTCTCGCGAGTGGCTCGTGAAGTCGGCACCGAAGGTTTGCTGGGCGGTCAAGCCCGCAtcggtggtgttgatggaaCATGGAAAGAGCTGACCGACAACG TGAACGTCATGGCTCAGAATTTGACCGATCAAG TGAGAGAAATTGCATCTGTTACAACAGCCGTAGCCAACGGCGACCTGACCAAGAAGATCGAGAAACCTGCCAGgggagagatattgcaattACAACAAACCATCAACACCATGGTGGATCAATTACGAACATTCGCCTCTGAAGTCACCCGTGTAGCAAGAGACGTTGGAACTGAAGGCATGCTGGGCGGGCAAGCCGATGTTGGGGGAGTACAGGGCATGTGGAACGATCTCACTGTCAACGTCAACGCCATGGCCAACAATTTGACGACTCAAGTGCGCGACATTATCAAGGTTACCACAGCTGTTGCCAAGGGAGACCTGACCCAAAAAGTTCAAGCCGACTGCAGGGGAGAGATTTTCGAGCTCAAGTCGACTATCAACTCCATGGTTGACCAATTGCAACAATTTGCCCGCGAGGTAACGAAAATTGCCCGTGAAGTCGGTACCGAAGGACGTTTGGGAGGTCAAGCTACAGTGCACGATGTTGAGGGTACCTGGAGAGATCTGACGGAGAACGTCAACGGCATGGCCATGAACTTGACCACTCAAGTGCGAGAAATtgccaaagtcaccactgcGGTCGCCAAAGGTGATTTGACAAAGAAGATTGGGGTCGAGGTCAAGGGTGAAATCGCGGAGCTGAAGAACACCATCAACCTGATGGTGGATCGACTTGGTACCTTTGCTGTTGAAGTGAGCAAGGTTGCCAGGGAAGTAGGCACAGATGGAACTCTTGGTGGACAAGCCCAAGTAGCCAACGTTGAAGGCAAATGGAGGGATCTCACAGAAAACGTCAACACGATGGCGTCAAATCTCACTGCTCAG GTCAGGAGCATTTCGACCGTCACACAAGCCATTGCGAACGGCGATATGAGCCAGAAGATCAAGGTCGAAGCAAATGGAGAGATACAAGTGCTGAAAGaaaccatcaacaacatggtTGACCGTTTGTCTAGCTTTTGCTATGAAGTGCAGCGAGTCGCCAAAGATGTGGGTGTCGATGGAAAGATGGGCGCTCAAGCCGACGTGGGCGGTCTAGATGGTCGCTGGAAAGAAATCACAACAGATGTCAATACCATGGCTAGCAATTTG ACAACGCAAGTGCGCGCCTTCTCAGATATAACTAACTTAGCCACGGATGGGGACTTCACCAAACTTGTTGACGTTGAAGCATCAGGCGAAATGGACGAGCTCAAACGAAAGATCAACCAGATGATCTCCAATCTGCGTGATTCTATTCAGCGCAACACCCAAGCCAGAGAAGCTGCCGAACTTGCCAATAAGACCAAGTCCGAATTCCTGGCCAATATGTCTCATGAAATCCGAACGCCGATGAATGGCATCATCGGAATGACCCAACTAACATTAGACACCGACCTGACTCAGTATCAGAGGGAGATGCTTAACATTGTCAATAATCTTGCCAATAGCCTCCTGACGATCATTGACGACATTTTGGATCTTTCCAAAATCGAGGCTCGGCGAATGGTTATTGAAGAAATTCCTTACACGTTGCGAGGAACGGTCTTCAACGCCCTCAAGACTCTCGCTGTCAAGGCAAATGAGAAGTTTTTGGATCTCACCTACATGGTCGACAGCTCTGTGCCGGACTATGTTATTGGCGATTCTTTCCGTCTCAGACAAATCATCCTCAACCTTGTTGGCAATGCTATCAAGTTCACAGAGCATGGTGAGGTCAGCCTGACAATCAAAGAGAGCATGGGACAAAGTCATGTCCGACCTGGTGAATATGCGGTCGAGTTTGTCGTGCAGGATACGGGCATAGGAATCGCTCAGGATAAGTTGGATCTGATTTTTGACACCTTCCAGCAAGCGGATGGTTCCATGACTCGCAAGTTTGGCGGAACCGGTCTGGGTCTATCTATTTCGAAGCGACTTGTCAACCTCATGGGTGGTGACCTTTGGGTCAACAGTCAGCATGGAAAGGGCAGTGAATTTCACTTCACATGCCTGGTCAAACTCGCCCCTGACGACGCCGCTATGATCGAGCAACAGATTCGCCCCTACCGAGGCCATCAGGTTCTATTTGTCGATAAGGCTCAATCTCAGAACGCTGCGTCGATTAAGCCTATGCTGGAGAAGATTGGCCTCAAgcctgttgttgttgattcaGAGAAGAGTCCCGCCTTGGCCCGCCTGCACACCGGTGGCTCCCTTCCCTACGATGCTATCCTAGTTGATTCTATCGACACTGCGAGAAGGTTAAGAGCTGTGGACGATTTCAAGTATCTACCTATCGTTCTGCTTGCGCCTGTTGTCCATGTTAGCTTGAAGTCGTGCTTGGATTTGGGAATCACGTCGTACATGACAACGCCGTGCAAACTCATCGATCTAGGAAACGGCATGATCCCTGCTCTTGAAAACCGAGCTACCCCATCGCTTGCAGATAACACCAAATCTTTTGAAATCCTGCTTGCCGAGGACAACACCGTCAATCAACGATTAGCAGTCAAGATCCTCGAGAAATACCATCACGTGGTAACAGTGGTTGGTAACGGCTGGGAAGCCGTCAAAGCTGTTCAACGCAAGAAATTTGATGTCATCCTTATGGATGTACAGATGCCAATCATG GGAGGTTTTGAGGCCACTGGCAAGATTCGAGAGTATGAGCGTGGCATAGGAAGCCACCGCACGCCTATCATTGCTCTAACAGCCCACGCCATGATGGGCGATCGAGAGAAGTGCATCCAGGCTCAGATGGATGAGTATTTGTCCAAACCTTTGCAACAAAACCATCTCATCCAGACCATCCTCAAGTGTGCTACTCTTGGCGGTCCATTGCTTGAGAAGAATCGTGAACGCGAGTTGGCGCTCCACGCCGAAACAAAATCGAAGCACAAAGAAGGAGGCCAGGGTTTGCTGCGACCGACACTCGAGAGCCGCGCCTTCACGAGTCGAGAGCCCCTATTGGGAAATGGCAAGGAGAGCCCTGCCATTATTGCAACCGAGGAAGACCCCATGGCAAGAGCACGTGTTGTCGACCTTGCTGATATAAGAAGTCTGACCAACTAA